agatataaaatcagggaaacgcaagttctaatcagttgtgtatttgtgaagtctttgaaaatgtaataagttttacgaaacgcgcccgtgtcgcgtcagactagaaataaaaatgaattttggagaagtgatttttgatttacctccaacagtgaagcgtaatgtacgaaagattgagaaaattcgtgttagaattattaatcttactttttcggtcatatttaataatatatgtctacaggaaagactgctaccaaaatatactaatatatatatatatatatatatatatatatatatatatatatatatatatatatatatatatatatatatatatatatatatatatactagcagtacccggccacgcgttgctgagccatagcaaccttccctgtccctttgtcctccccaccattctccattcccccatcccctcggccccatcatcccaaactcccccgtcccctcgtccttccccaccattaacccctcccttgtcccctcgtcctccccactatctctcacttccgtcccctcgtcatcccaaccattccccactccctcgtccgatgccttcccaaatggtctgatgtttctatAAAAAAATTGGGAATatgaagtgatctgatgttcccatcactgaaatataagaagaacagttaaaaaatgaaatgaaaatatgaaaaaataaaaaaaaataaactatactcacgaaatgaacggtatggtaaacaacacagcccaattccaacgcaattctcgcgaaataattaaatcaaaatgaaaataaatcaaaatctatgaaaattaaattgatCAATGcattcagaaacactgaaattgaattgtaacatatatagtatagcatgtgtgttgctcttacaagcaacagatgacactgtttttcaagaaaaacatagttttacctgtcacaggtgtggcatctatacctgcgaaatgaacggtatggtaaacaacacagctcaattccaacacaatatcactcataataattcaatacaaaagaaaataaatcgaaatctatgaaaataaaatttatcaatgtaatcggaaacattgaaatggaattcgtgacatatttagtatagcgtgcatgttactattatgtgcaacagatggcgctgtttttcaaaaacgaatgtttttacctgtcacagggatgtcatctatatagtaggtatataaaaattcgcgcctattcgaatgcaacgttgtgtcgaaatttcaaagcaatcggtaaataggtttcgaagatttccctcatatgaaaaacacagtttttcagaacaaGCAGGttgtttttttaccgtcacagacgtgacatctatataataagtatataaaaatccgcttggatgcgaatgaaacattgtgtgaaaatttcaaagcaatcggtgaagaactttctgagattagcgattttgaacaaacgaacatttacatttttaattatatatatatatatatatatatatatatatatatatatatatatatatatatatatatatatatatatatatatatatatatatattctctttatAGCACTGATGGAGTTATGACTCTGCAACCTTTGTTATTTGTTAATAAACAGAAGAAGATGTATACGTTTCCACTTATCATCCTAATCATAAAAGGTGTTGCATATTGTCGCACATTAACAGTCGCATTCACTACTGGGGAAGTTGCTGACCTGGAGGACCTGCTAAAACATTTCTTCCAAATTCTTTCAGTTAAATATCTCAATTATTGAGACCGCTTAAAATCTCTCAAACTGTACTCACTGGGGTTCAGGCGAGAGACACCTCACAAACTGTACTCACTGGGGTTCAGGCGAGAGACACCTCACAAACTGTACTCACTGGGGTTCAGGCGAGAGACACCTCATAAACTGTACTCACTGGGGTTCAGGCGAGAGACACCTCATAAACTGTACTCACTGGGGTTCAGGCGAGAGACACCTCACTATCTGTACTCACTGGGGTTCAGGCGAGAGACACCTCATAAACTGTACTCACTGGGGTTCAGGCGAGAGACACCTCACTATCTGTACTCACTGGGGTTCAGGCGAGAGACACCTCATAAACTGTACTCACTGGGGTTCAGGCGAGAGACACCTCACTAACTGTACTCACTGGGGTTCAGGCGAGAGAcacctcataactcatacctgGAAAATAATGTTATAGGAAGAGTTTCTAAATCTTCACCCTGAGATAATTCCTTAGACAACTCTATATCACTGACTCCTAACAACCTGCCTCTGATGACCATAACTAAATGGTCTCTCTTCCGGCGGTCCTGCTGGACCTTATGATCACCTCCAAATGATACGTGATCAACCGGACTGTGATTCACAAGTCAGACAGCGTGCATGGGCGTCAAACAGCCCGGTTGACCTGACCGTCAATTATAAGTGAGCTGCCATAGACAGGGCTACAAGGACATTGATCCTTGGTGCTGAGCACTGTGTATGTGACCTTCCAGTACCTTGGTGCTGAGCACTGTGTACGTGACCTTCCAGTACCTTTGTGCTGAGCACTGTGTATGTGACCTACCAGTACCCTGGTGCTGAGCACTGTGTATGTGACCTACCAGTACCTTGGTGCTGAACACTGTGTATGTGACCTACCAGTACCCTGGTGCTGAGAACTGTGTATGTGACCTTCCAGTACCTTGGTGCTGAGCACTGTGTATGTGACCTTCCAGTACCCTGGTGCTGAGCAGTGTGTATGTGACCTTCCAGTACCTTGGTGCTGAGCACTGTGTATGTGACCTACCAGTACCTTGGTGCTGAGCACTGTGTATGTGACCTACCAGTACCTTGGTGCTGAGCACTGTGTATGTGACCTACCAGTACCTTGGTGCTGAGCACTGTATGTGACCTACCAGTACCTTGGTGCTGAGCACTGTGTATGTGACCTTCCAGTACCTTGGTGCTGAGCACTGTGTATGTGACCTTCCAGTACCTTGGTGCTGAGCACTGTGTATGTGACCTTCCAGTACCTTGGTGCTGAGCACTGTGTATGTGACCTTCCAGTACCTTGGTGCTGagcactgtgtactgtgtacagtGCTGAGGTACTTGCCACAAAGTGTCCATTGGGCTGGACATAAGGTTCAGGAGCTGTGTGGTACACCTCTGAGCTGTGTGGTACACCTCTGAGCTGTGTGGTACACCTCTGAGCTGTGTGGTACACCTCTGAGCTGTGTGGTACACCCCTGAGCTATGTGGTACACCCTTGAGCTGTGTGGTACACCCCTGAGCTATATGGTACACCCTTGAGCTGTGTGGTACACCCCTGAGCTGTGTGGTACACCCCTGAGCTGTGTGGTACACCCCTGGAGCTGTGTGGTACACCTCTGAGCTGTGTGGTACACCCCTGAGCTATGTGGTACACCCTTGAGCTGTGTGGTACACCCCTGAGCTATGTGGTACACCCTTGAGCTGTGTGGTACACCCCTGAGCTGTGTGGTACACCCCTGAGCTGTGTGGTACACCCCTGGAGCTGTGTGGTACACCTCTGAGCTGTGTGGTACACCCCTGAGCTATGTGGTACACCCTTGAGCTGTGTGGTACACCCCTGAGCTGTGTGGTACACCCCTGAGCTGTGTGGTACACCCCTGGAGCTGTGTGGTACACCCCTGAAGCTGTGTGGTACACCTCTGAGCTATGTGGTACACTCCTGAGCTGTGTGGTACACCCCCTGAGCTGTGTGGTACACCCCCTGAGCTGTGTGGTACATCCCTGAGCTGTGTGGTACACCTCTGAGCTATGTGGTACACCCCTGAAGCTGTGTGGTACACCCCTGGAGCTGTGTGGTACACCCTCTGAGCTGAGTGGTACACCCCTGGAGCTGTGTGGTACACCCCCTGAGCTGTGTGGTACACCTCTGAGCTATGTGGTACACCCCTGGAGGTGTGTGGTACACCCCCTGAGCTGTGTGGTACACCTCTGAGCTATGTGGTACACCCCTGGAGGTGTGTGGTACACCCCCTGAGCTGTGTGGTACACCTCTGAGCTATGTGGTACACCCCTGGAGCTGTGTGGTACACCCCCTGAGCTGTGTGGTACACCCCTGAGCTGTGTGGAACACCCCTGAGCTGTGTGGTACACCTCTGAGCTATGTGGTACACCCCTGAGCTGTGTGGTACACCCCTGGAGCTGTGTGGTACACCCCTGAGCTGTGTGGTACACCTTCTGAGCTGTGTGGTACACCCCTGAGCTGTGTGGTACACCCCTGAGTTGTGTGGTACACCACTGAGCTGTGTGGTACACCTCTGAGCTGTGTGGTACACCACTGGAGCTGTGTGGTACACCCCTGGAGCTGTGTGGTACACCATTGGAGCTGTGTGCTACACCCCCTGAGCTGTGTGGTACACCCCTGAGCTGTGTGGAACACCCCTGAGCTGTGTGGTACACCTCTGAGCTATGTGGTACACCCCTGAGCTGTGTGGTACACCCCTGGAGCTGTGTGGTACACCCCTGAGCTGTGTGGTACACCTTCTGAGCTGTGTGGTACACCCCTGAGCTGTGTGGTACACCCCTGAGTTGTGTGGTACACCACTGAGCTGTGTGGTACACCTCTGAGCTGTGTGGTACACCACTGGAGCTGTGTGGTACACCCCTGGAGCTGTGTGGTACACCATTGGAGCTGTATGGTACACCCTGGAGCTGTGTGGTATACCGTGGAGCTGTGTGGTACACCCTGGAGCTGTGTGGTACACCCCTGGAGCTGTGTGGTACACCACTGGAGCTGTGTGGTACACCCTGGAGCTGTGTGGTACACCCCTGGAGCTGTGTGGTACACCACTGGAGCTGTGTGGTACACCACTGGAGCTGTGTGGTACACCCCGGAGCTGTGTGGTACACCCCTGGAGCTGTGTGGTACACCACTGGAGCTGTGTGGTACACCCTGGAGCTGTGTGGTACACCCCTGGAGCTGTGTGGTACACCACTGGAGCTGTGTGGTACACCACTGGAGCTGTGTGGTACACCACTGGAGCTGTGTGGTACACCACTGGAGCTGTGTGGTACACCACTGGAGCTGTGTGGTGTAATTGCAAGTCTTCAAAATATTTGCTCCGCATTTgcgaaataaaatataaaaatccaCCAGTATTGGAGCCTTACTCACAACCAAGGGTTCGTACATAAAGGATTACAACGAAGGTAGTGAAATCCTCGCAGGcccgtatgaggctatgtttagcaaccccaataaacaacatgaaagttgaaaaTTAAGACTACTCTATTATGAAGGACAtctaagctgcagataatatatctGATATTAACACGAACATAGAAGACCTGGAAAGATAAATGGACTACATGCCAAGCACTCTTGAGTATTGctgggtactcacttcccctttcagagcaggagatatACCTgagttagagggaatacagagaacatatacggcacgcatagacacgataaaatatctaaattattgggacagtCTCAAAACTCTGaaaatgtactctttggaaaggagacgagaaaggtatcaaatacctttacataaataaatacatggaagatactggaaggccaggtcccaaatttgcccaGTAGAATATCAACATACTGGATCGAAAGATATGGAAGTAAATGTagaattgaaccagtgaagagttgagatgccataggcacaatcagagagcactgtctgaacatcagaggtccacagctgttcaacaccctgtcagcaagcattagaaatattgctggaacaaaagtgAATGTATTCATGATACACTGAgaaaagttcttgcaagaagtagcGGACcagccaggctgtagtggatgtttgtgcctgcgggccgctccaagcaacagcctgttggaccaagttatcacatatCGAGCCTGGCccaggtcgggcttggggagtagaaaaactcccgaaaccctcttgaggtatgttccaggtatgagGTACACCCAAAGTCAGCAGGTGTTGCCGGCCGTCCACGGGGCGGCagtgagcgagtgtgtgtgtgtgtgtggggggggggggggggcgacattCCCGCTCCTCTCTACTTATCAGACCAGATCTGAGGCACGGCAGGCTATTTATTGCTCTGTGTACCTTAATCTTCTCCTTTATACAGTCCTTACTCCCGAGATCTCTCCAGTCACCACCGTGGCgtagcaccagtcaccaccactggtgtagcaccagtcaccaccaccactggtgtagcaccagtcaccaccgtggtgtagcaccagtcaccaccactggtgtagcaccagtcaccaccaccactggtgtagcaccagtcaccaccactggtgtagcaagtcaccaccactggtgtagcaccagtcaccaccgtggtgtagcaccagtcaccaccaccactggtgtagcaccagtcaccaccaccactggtgtagcaccagtcaccaccactggtgtagcaagtcaccaccactggtgtagcaccagtcaccaccactggtgtagcaccagtcaccaccaccactggtgtagcaccagtcaccaccaccactggtgtagcaccagtcaccaccaccactggtgtagcaccagtcaccaccactggtgtagcaccagtcaccaccactggtgtagcaccagtcaccaccactggtgtagcaagtcaccaccactggtgtagcaccagtcaccaccactggtgtagcaagtcaccaccactggtgtagcaccagtcaccaccactggtgtagcaagtcaccaccactggtgtagcaccagtcaccaccactggTCGCATGTTAAGGGAACACACGGCTGAGTGGGCTAGAGGGAATCTACCTCATAATTATCCAGTAATTATTGAACTGCCGGAAAACTGTAATTCGTTTCACGTAATTAAATAATCGGAATTCTTTGTTATAAAATATTTGATGTATAACTGAGAATTTTTTGTATTACTCATTCCTCAAAATTGTTACTATAAACAAGTGAGATCTTTAACGTTGGGCTATTTTAAATTATTGTAAAAAGCATTTTGAAGGAACAATATTTACATTGGATGGCTTTACAAAGTGTAAATAATGAGTAATAATGTATTGTGGTTGGTGTAATGTGGCAGGCTAAGTGTGCCTTACACTCAGGCACTGATGAGTGTAGGTGTCTGGGGTGTAGGTGTCCTGGGTGTAGGTGTCTTGGGTGTAGGTGTCTGGTGTGTAGGTATCTGGGGTGTAGGTGTCTGGGGTGTAGGTGTCTGGGATGTAGGTGTCTTGTGTGTAGGTATCTGGGGTGTAGGTGTCTGGGGTGTAGGTGTAAATAAAGTTTTCGACCGGGCAGCAGAAAAtagcatgatgtttaacagtgataaattccaggtactctggtacggtaaaaatgagaaccttaaacataatacagagtacaaaacacaaacaaatctgcccatagtaggaaaacagcattgccaaggatttgggaataatgatgtccgacgacctaacgtttagggagcataacaagGCAAatgttgcgtcagccagaaatatgataggatggattacgagaactttcaaatccagggatcccatcccaatggttgtactcttcaaatcacttgtgttgccccgtcctgagtactgctcagtattcacttcccccttctgagcaggagagattgctgaaatagagggaatacagagaatatatacggcactgatagacgcgataaagcacctaaattattgtgatcgtctcaaagctctccaaatgtactcactagaaaggagacgagagagatatcaaataatatacacgtggaaaatactagagggccaAGTAACAAATCTACACAGTTAAATGACaatatactggagtgaacgatatagaagaaaatacagaatagaaccagtgaaaagcagagaacactgtataaacatcagaggtccacggttgttcaacatcctccaagCAAGCGTAAGAAATATTGTGGGAACAACCGAGAACATCTTcatgagaaaactagattgttttctaaaagaagtgccggaccaaccgggctgtggtggatacttgggcctgcgggccgctcccagcaacagcctggtggaccaagctctcacaagtcaagcttgaccTCGTGCCAGGCTTGTGGATTAAAAGAACTCCAAGAACCCCATCATGCAGGTGTAGGTGTCTGGGGTGTAAGTGTCTGGGGTGAAGGTGTCTGTGGTGAAGGTGTCTGGGGAGAAGGTGTCTGAGGTGTCGGTGTCTGGGGTGAAGGTGTCTGGGGTGTAGGTGTCTGGGGAGTAGGTGTCTGGGGTGTAGGTGTCTGGGGTGTAGGTGTCTGGGGAGTAGGTGTCTGGGGTGTAGGTGTCTGGGGTGTAGGTGTCTGGGGTGTAGGTGTCTGGGGAGTAGGTGTCTGGGGTGTAGGTGTCTGGGGTGTAGGTGTCTGGGGTGTAAGTGTCTGGGGTGAAGGTGTCTGTGGTGAAGGTGTCTGGGGAGAAGGTGTCTGAGGTGCCGGTGTCTGGGGTGTAGGTGTCTGGGGAGTAGGTGTCTGGGGTGTAGGTGTCTGGGGTGTAGGTGTCTGGGGAGTAGGTGTCTGGGGTGTAGGTGTCTGGGGTGTAGGTGTCTGGGGTGTAGGTGTCTGGGGTGTAGGTGTCTGGGGAGTAGGTGTCTGGGGTGTAGGTGTCTGGGGTGTAGGTGTCTGGGGTGTAGGTGTCTGGGGAGTAGGTGTCTGGGGTGTAGGTGTCTGGGGTGTAGGTGTCTGGGGTGAAGGTGTCTGGGGTGAAGGTGTCTTTGGTGTAGGTATCTGGGGTGTAGGTGTCTGGGGTGTAGGTGTCTGGGGTGAAGGTGTCTGGGGTGTAGGTGTTTGGGGTGTAGGTGTTTGGGGTGCAGGTGTCTGGGGTGTAGGTGTCTGGGGTGTAGGTGTCTGGGGAGTAGGTGTCTGGGGTGTAGGTGTCTGGGGTGATGGTGTCTTTGGTGTAGGTATCTGGGGTGTAGGTGTCTGGGTTGTAGGTATCTGGGGTGAAGGTGTCTGGGGTGTAGGTGTTTGGGGTGTAGGTGTTTGGGGTGCAGGTGTCTGGGGTGTAGGTGTCTGGGGTGTAGGTGCCTGGGGAGTAGGTGTCTGGGGTGTAGGTGTCTGGGGTGTAGGTGTCTGGGGTGAAGGTGTCTGGGGTGTAGGTGTCTAGGGTGAAGGTGTCTGGGGTGTAGGTGTCTGGGGTGTAGGTGTCTGAGGTGTAGGTGTCTGGGGTGTAGGTGTCTGGGGTGAAGGTGTCTTTGGTGTAGGTATCTGGGGTGTAGGTGTCTGGGGTGTAGGTGTCTGAGGTGTAGGTGTCTGGGGTGTAGGTGTCTGGGGTGTAGCTGTCTGAGGTGTAGGTGTCTGGGGTGAAGGTGTCTGGGGTGTAGGTGTTTGGGGTGTAGGTGTTTGGGGTGCAGGTATCTGGGGTGAAGATGTCTGGGGTGTAGGTGTCTGGGGTGAAGGTGTCTGGGGTGTAGGTGTCTGGGGTGAAGGTGTCTGGGGTGAAGGTGTCTGGGGTGTAGGTGTTTGGGGTGCAGGTGTCTGGGGTGTAGGTGTCTGGGGTGAAGGTGTCTGGGGTGTAGGTGTCTGGGGTGTAGGTGTCTGGGGTTAGGTGTCTGGGGTGTAGGTGTCTGGGGTGAAGGTGTCTGGGGTGTAGGTGTCTGGGGTGAAGGTGTCTGGGGTGTAGGTGTCTGGGGTGTAGGTGTCTGGGGTGTAGGTGTCT
The window above is part of the Procambarus clarkii isolate CNS0578487 chromosome 16, FALCON_Pclarkii_2.0, whole genome shotgun sequence genome. Proteins encoded here:
- the LOC138365235 gene encoding mucin-2-like — its product is MNVMIKFRPPSRNPESPWEQLHQVRFPDHVIHGSSSTKFASLDQLVQGQVQVSIVNTAYKCYSNTYTPDTYTPDTFTPDTYTPDTCTPNTYTPDTFTPDTFTPDTYTPDTFTPDTYTPDIFTPDTCTPNTYTPNTYTPDTFTPDTYTSDSYTPDTYTPDTYTSDTYTPDTYTPDTYTKDTFTPDTYTPDTYTSDTYTPDTYTPDTFTLDTYTPDTFTPDTYTPDTYTPDTYSPGTYTPDTYTPDTCTPNTYTPNTYTPDTFTPDTYNPDTYTPDTYTKDTITPDTYTPDTYSPDTYTPDTYTPDTCTPNTYTPNTYTPDTFTPDTYTPDTYTPDTYTKDTFTPDTFTPDTYTPDTYTPDTYSPDTYTPDTYTPDTYTPDTYSPDTYTPDTYTPDTYTPDTYTPDTYSPDTYTPDTYTPDTYSPDTYTPDTGTSDTFSPDTFTTDTFTPDTYTPDTYTPDTYTPDTYSPDTYTPDTYTPDTYTPDTYSPDTYTPDTYTPDTYSPDTYTPDTFTPDTDTSDTFSPDTFTTDTFTPDTYTPDTYTCMMGFLEFF